A DNA window from Paenibacillus sp. HWE-109 contains the following coding sequences:
- a CDS encoding NUDIX hydrolase has protein sequence MKDNQILLEQQEGKHSKGVGVYYRPLGGTIELGERSDETLIREFCEEMGVEVIMKRYITCLENIFRIDDNIGHEITQIYLVDFKDKSLYEKEQFTVLEGNKVTYAKWVSKEELLLGNKILYPNGLTDLLRNELS, from the coding sequence ATTAAAGATAACCAAATTCTTCTAGAACAGCAGGAAGGTAAACATTCAAAAGGAGTAGGTGTTTACTATCGTCCACTCGGTGGAACAATTGAACTTGGAGAGCGGTCAGATGAGACGTTAATAAGAGAATTTTGTGAAGAGATGGGCGTTGAAGTAATTATGAAACGTTACATCACTTGTTTAGAAAATATATTCAGAATAGATGATAATATAGGACACGAGATAACTCAAATATATTTAGTAGACTTTAAAGATAAAAGCTTATATGAGAAAGAACAGTTTACTGTACTTGAAGGGAATAAGGTTACATATGCAAAATGGGTTTCAAAAGAAGAATTATTATTAGGGAATAAGATACTTTATCCAAATGGATTAACAGATTTACTAAGAAATGAGCTCTCCTGA
- a CDS encoding S-layer homology domain-containing protein — protein MNKILSTIALIICFCIFLISPNPVTAEPSDVTIKLTDLDGHWAVSEIKNAVKAGYANGYSDRTFKPDASITEEEFLSMVVRAVKLPINAQPSNASWFTPYYEAAKKNGIYHDDYRSDWSKPLTRGDAAQTLVRATQAVEKNRMLARERSQQEGLIMKPEELKTLQNLPNFRGQTFGNINDVEETPQLIKELQVYWDELIVKFKTNKTEGTYCIVKQDKSRICYLQSDAVYGQVVAKYIDFLQSIVIEVEEAEKKYTYNKIVFEATKRGLLTGIDAEGDLALKSTLTRAQAVVGIERMLAFNQGTILTADKHAMSRAELLWHGTNVFTMWPRYFPERFIDSFDIGKGKWDSPDGIYHEQLLEFIVVDVDDPHDPFKAETEGMLFSRKAYDSNENRYKFQTISAPNQSYISYSKVKQELTGPYPSWMTNAAGGRAQVNISPIDESSKTNAGIVINPLDKFIPQESDDHILYSKIQIGQNEQDLNIKKGYNPSRTVLQTGETYYWVAGQLHPKGDMSAGILSDITFTPNSYYRYQSYGKNGGNASVTLIRAKPNLEVHNER, from the coding sequence ATGAACAAGATATTATCTACAATAGCTCTTATAATTTGTTTTTGTATTTTCCTAATATCCCCCAACCCCGTTACGGCAGAACCATCAGACGTAACAATCAAATTAACAGACCTAGACGGTCATTGGGCAGTTTCTGAAATTAAAAATGCAGTTAAGGCTGGTTATGCTAACGGTTATTCAGACAGAACTTTCAAACCGGATGCATCCATAACGGAAGAAGAGTTTTTATCCATGGTTGTTCGAGCGGTTAAACTTCCGATTAATGCACAACCGTCCAATGCCTCGTGGTTTACTCCTTATTACGAAGCAGCGAAGAAAAATGGAATTTATCACGATGATTACCGAAGCGATTGGTCTAAACCACTTACTCGCGGAGATGCGGCCCAAACCTTAGTCAGAGCAACCCAAGCAGTTGAAAAGAATCGCATGCTTGCCAGGGAACGATCTCAGCAGGAAGGCCTAATCATGAAGCCTGAGGAATTAAAGACTCTGCAGAATCTTCCGAACTTTAGAGGCCAAACATTTGGAAATATTAATGATGTTGAGGAGACACCCCAATTAATTAAAGAATTGCAAGTTTACTGGGATGAATTAATTGTGAAGTTTAAAACCAATAAAACAGAAGGAACCTACTGTATAGTCAAACAGGACAAATCACGAATCTGCTACCTACAATCCGATGCAGTATATGGACAGGTTGTTGCGAAGTACATAGATTTTTTGCAATCTATTGTTATAGAAGTCGAAGAAGCCGAGAAGAAGTATACTTACAATAAAATAGTGTTTGAAGCTACAAAGCGTGGATTACTTACTGGGATAGATGCCGAAGGCGATCTTGCCCTTAAATCTACTCTGACCCGCGCGCAGGCAGTTGTGGGTATTGAACGAATGCTTGCATTCAATCAAGGAACAATTCTTACTGCTGATAAGCATGCGATGTCGAGAGCTGAGCTTTTATGGCATGGGACAAATGTATTCACGATGTGGCCTAGATATTTTCCGGAAAGATTTATAGACTCGTTTGATATTGGAAAAGGAAAATGGGATTCTCCAGACGGAATTTATCATGAGCAATTATTGGAGTTTATCGTTGTAGATGTAGATGATCCTCATGATCCTTTCAAGGCTGAAACCGAAGGGATGCTATTCAGTCGGAAGGCTTACGATTCAAACGAGAATCGATATAAATTTCAAACGATTTCTGCTCCAAATCAATCTTATATTTCCTATTCCAAAGTAAAACAAGAATTAACGGGACCTTATCCTTCATGGATGACTAATGCTGCCGGAGGTAGGGCACAGGTCAATATCAGCCCCATTGATGAAAGCAGTAAAACGAATGCAGGTATCGTGATTAACCCGTTAGATAAATTTATCCCACAGGAAAGTGATGATCACATCCTATATAGTAAAATTCAAATCGGACAAAACGAACAGGATCTTAATATAAAAAAAGGTTATAACCCATCCAGAACTGTTCTTCAAACTGGGGAGACATATTACTGGGTTGCCGGGCAATTGCACCCCAAGGGTGACATGAGTGCAGGCATTTTGTCCGATATTACGTTTACTCCCAACAGCTACTACAGGTACCAAAGTTATGGCAAAAACGGTGGCAATGCGAGTGTAACCTTAATAAGGGCCAAGCCTAACTTAGAGGTACATAACGAGAGATAA
- a CDS encoding amidase family protein: protein MTEWSNFMANRMPAGYSSRGGYVLNPYGPGKYFVNGSSSGSAAAVAANLCAAAIGTETTGSIVGLASQHFLVGIKPTVGLASRSGIIPISISQDTPGPIARTVTDAAILLGAITGIDENDRATLASQNYIPADYTAYLEAGFLRQARIGIPRHYYRVLDEERKSIMESAIDVLGKQGATVIDPVELYWSNILETMTLSPMNSRQG from the coding sequence ATGACTGAGTGGTCTAACTTTATGGCTAACCGAATGCCAGCGGGATACAGCTCACGGGGCGGATATGTTCTGAATCCATACGGTCCCGGAAAGTACTTCGTCAACGGCTCCAGTTCAGGCTCAGCTGCAGCCGTAGCTGCGAATCTCTGTGCGGCCGCCATTGGCACAGAAACCACTGGTTCAATTGTTGGGCTGGCCAGCCAGCATTTCCTCGTCGGTATTAAGCCTACTGTTGGCCTTGCGAGCCGTAGTGGCATCATCCCTATCTCCATAAGCCAGGACACGCCGGGGCCGATTGCCAGAACAGTTACCGACGCAGCGATTCTGCTTGGGGCGATTACAGGGATTGACGAGAACGATAGGGCCACATTAGCAAGCCAAAATTACATTCCTGCTGACTATACCGCTTACCTCGAAGCTGGATTTCTGCGTCAAGCACGTATTGGGATCCCTAGGCATTATTATCGTGTGTTAGACGAAGAAAGAAAATCCATCATGGAATCCGCCATTGATGTTCTAGGTAAACAAGGCGCCACAGTCATCGATCCCGTCGAACTCTATTGGAGCAACATCCTTGAAACAATGACGTTATCACCTATGAATTCAAGGCAGGGCTGA
- a CDS encoding IS3 family transposase — translation MASSTYYDRHKVMRSSLKRPSAPGRGRPATLHSKTHTGQIVSNAQIEEWLLELVSGEEHSYGYVLLTECLRVQHSLVINKKKVYRLCQKLGILNPQRRKKIHYPRRLARNHTINASNQLWQLDIKYGYVAGYDQFFYLADIIDVFDRSIVGYHLGSSCEAKHVCQAVKDALRSRIASGASKPIIRTDNGPQFISKAFGDMCEDETMIHERIPPKTPNKNAYIESFHATLERDLLRKESFETFEEAYRAIHTYMDFYNNRRMHRSLGKRSPAAFMRWVEKASMDTSSYVLAI, via the coding sequence GTGGCTTCTTCGACCTACTACGACCGTCACAAAGTTATGCGTTCTTCGCTAAAGCGCCCTTCAGCACCTGGAAGGGGGCGTCCAGCCACACTTCACTCGAAGACGCATACGGGTCAAATCGTAAGCAATGCCCAGATTGAGGAATGGCTGTTAGAGCTAGTTTCGGGTGAGGAGCATAGTTATGGTTACGTTCTACTGACGGAGTGTTTGCGCGTTCAACATAGCCTTGTAATCAACAAAAAGAAAGTGTATCGGTTATGTCAGAAGCTCGGTATTTTAAATCCGCAGCGGCGCAAAAAGATTCATTATCCGAGACGTTTAGCCCGCAATCATACCATTAACGCGTCCAACCAACTATGGCAATTAGACATCAAATATGGGTACGTAGCAGGCTATGATCAATTCTTTTATCTCGCGGATATTATCGATGTATTTGATCGAAGCATCGTCGGCTATCATCTTGGATCCAGCTGCGAAGCTAAGCATGTTTGCCAAGCGGTTAAAGACGCTCTACGTTCACGCATAGCATCAGGTGCAAGCAAGCCGATTATTCGCACAGACAACGGTCCTCAGTTTATTAGCAAGGCTTTTGGAGACATGTGTGAGGATGAAACGATGATTCACGAGCGGATTCCACCCAAAACGCCCAATAAAAATGCCTATATCGAATCATTCCATGCCACATTAGAGCGTGACTTATTGAGGAAAGAAAGCTTTGAAACGTTTGAAGAAGCTTATCGAGCTATTCATACGTACATGGATTTTTATAATAATCGTCGCATGCATAGAAGCCTCGGTAAACGATCGCCAGCCGCATTTATGAGGTGGGTAGAAAAAGCATCGATGGATACGTCCAGCTATGTGCTCGCCATTTAA
- a CDS encoding transposase — MQQRNKVFEEVRFKVAQEALGGIKTGVLSRRYDVSPKTIRNWVKEYQETFGDDALPTLDERMAESKRLAELEEKYACALKALGEKELENNILRELVKKSSPASKINSTLPKRSSSRDIP; from the coding sequence GTGCAACAACGTAACAAGGTGTTTGAAGAAGTGCGTTTCAAGGTAGCTCAAGAAGCGCTTGGTGGAATTAAGACGGGTGTTCTTTCGCGAAGATATGATGTATCGCCAAAAACCATCCGTAACTGGGTAAAGGAATATCAAGAGACCTTTGGGGATGATGCGTTACCAACATTAGATGAACGTATGGCTGAATCCAAGCGCCTAGCTGAACTGGAAGAAAAATATGCTTGTGCGCTAAAAGCACTCGGAGAGAAAGAGTTGGAAAACAATATTCTGAGAGAACTTGTAAAAAAGTCCAGCCCTGCCTCGAAGATAAACTCAACATTGCCCAAACGTTCATCGAGCAGGGACATCCCATAA
- the pyrE gene encoding orotate phosphoribosyltransferase codes for MDRITLANEIYKTAHLTGTFKLRSGKVSNDYFDKYLFESNPVLLSEIAEHLSKLIPTGTEILAGLEMGGIPIATALSLKTGIPVAFVRKKAKEYGTCKLAEGIDIQGKNVCIIEDVVTTGGQILLSADDLKSYGAIVKNVICVIEREQQGRENLENSGLTFLSLFKMEELIDTKSIVH; via the coding sequence ATGGATAGAATTACATTAGCAAATGAGATTTATAAGACAGCACATTTAACAGGAACCTTCAAGTTAAGGTCAGGAAAAGTGTCAAATGATTATTTTGATAAATATTTGTTTGAATCTAACCCAGTTTTGTTAAGCGAGATTGCTGAACATTTATCTAAACTAATCCCAACGGGCACTGAAATACTGGCGGGGCTTGAAATGGGTGGCATACCTATTGCAACAGCATTATCACTTAAAACTGGTATTCCAGTTGCTTTTGTAAGAAAAAAAGCTAAAGAATACGGTACTTGTAAACTGGCAGAAGGCATTGATATTCAAGGGAAAAATGTTTGTATTATTGAAGATGTCGTAACGACTGGCGGTCAAATATTGTTAAGTGCAGATGATTTGAAGAGCTACGGTGCTATTGTTAAAAATGTGATATGTGTAATCGAACGTGAACAGCAAGGAAGAGAGAATTTAGAAAATTCAGGCTTAACATTCTTATCCTTGTTTAAGATGGAAGAACTGATAGACACAAAATCAATAGTTCATTAA
- a CDS encoding pentapeptide repeat-containing protein: MELKVERLDFEMADISGSRFQKVKAEELNFDNVNLAKTQINNANMSGMVLNDVNMSEFRISDANLSNGQLTNSNLTNLDIRECDISGLKINGVLVEELIKNK; encoded by the coding sequence ATGGAATTAAAGGTTGAACGTTTAGATTTTGAAATGGCTGATATTTCTGGGTCGAGGTTTCAAAAGGTTAAAGCTGAGGAATTAAATTTTGATAATGTTAATTTAGCAAAGACGCAAATTAATAATGCAAATATGAGTGGAATGGTATTAAACGATGTGAATATGTCCGAGTTTAGAATTTCGGATGCTAATCTCTCTAATGGGCAACTAACAAACAGTAATTTAACAAATCTGGATATTCGCGAATGTGATATATCTGGATTGAAGATTAACGGGGTGTTAGTAGAAGAATTAATAAAAAATAAATAA
- a CDS encoding DUF7660 family protein — protein MNPNDVSSKDELVAFLHTLRHDLTDNASRWENQTLESFLEAMAAWLNDSDDANSKTPTWSLLATSLWAGKAYE, from the coding sequence TTGAACCCTAATGATGTGTCCAGTAAAGATGAGTTGGTTGCATTTCTTCATACATTAAGACATGATCTAACGGATAATGCTTCGAGGTGGGAGAACCAAACACTGGAAAGCTTTTTGGAGGCTATGGCTGCATGGTTAAATGATTCTGATGATGCGAATTCTAAAACGCCTACCTGGAGTTTGCTTGCAACCTCTTTATGGGCTGGTAAGGCATACGAGTGA
- a CDS encoding 2'-5' RNA ligase family protein yields MPFFIGIVPPEDYKEQILVFRNKWAKTFRNRWDNNGFRAPVEPHITVKLSNGLAEDMNWLEKARETCSSFPIFQLTLSEPGTFGTAVTFLSVESKEIYNLHKNLVDAVSPPPELIDSDIELDNFIPHLTLGQTKWGMNEAEIIEMKLAAREALPPFPSFDVTFVRVFDIKTNVPLEDIKLAKLF; encoded by the coding sequence ATGCCTTTTTTCATAGGAATCGTTCCACCTGAAGATTATAAAGAACAAATTTTGGTATTTCGTAATAAATGGGCTAAGACATTTCGAAATCGATGGGATAATAACGGATTTAGGGCTCCTGTGGAGCCTCATATTACTGTCAAACTCTCAAATGGACTTGCGGAGGATATGAATTGGCTTGAAAAGGCAAGAGAAACTTGTTCTTCATTTCCAATCTTCCAGTTAACTTTGTCTGAACCAGGAACATTTGGAACAGCGGTTACATTCCTTAGCGTTGAATCGAAAGAGATTTATAATCTTCACAAGAATTTGGTAGATGCAGTTTCCCCACCGCCCGAACTTATTGACAGTGATATAGAGTTGGATAACTTCATTCCACATTTAACTTTGGGTCAAACAAAATGGGGCATGAATGAAGCAGAAATTATAGAAATGAAATTGGCTGCGAGAGAAGCATTACCTCCTTTTCCAAGCTTCGATGTAACATTTGTGCGGGTATTTGATATCAAAACAAACGTACCTTTAGAAGATATCAAACTTGCCAAGTTGTTCTAA
- a CDS encoding copper amine oxidase N-terminal domain-containing protein, which produces MKKFVLGLICGIGLTATTAVYASDTIQAYLFPAKFVFNGETKELDTNENIVLNHNGHAYVPVRFVAENMGKIVKYEYETKTIFIEDTYLSKKLTIDKEFLTFASVGKIKGIEFGIGANKNDVIQNWGEPHQIGSWQTEFYRWHSYYFFFWKPDENAGAIRVNGNVIPYRLNEVRDIIGKPLSEGEGVDGGWAYVYQVGEYQVFFNADSKEGKISYLTLKKK; this is translated from the coding sequence TTGAAAAAGTTTGTATTAGGTCTAATTTGCGGAATTGGTTTAACCGCGACAACCGCTGTTTATGCTTCAGACACAATTCAAGCGTATTTGTTTCCAGCCAAGTTTGTGTTTAATGGTGAAACCAAAGAGTTGGATACGAATGAAAATATTGTGTTAAATCATAACGGTCATGCATATGTACCTGTTCGTTTCGTGGCTGAAAATATGGGGAAAATCGTTAAATACGAATATGAAACGAAAACCATTTTTATTGAAGACACTTATTTAAGTAAAAAGTTGACGATAGATAAAGAATTTCTTACATTTGCTTCCGTAGGTAAAATTAAAGGTATTGAGTTCGGAATAGGGGCAAATAAAAATGACGTTATTCAAAACTGGGGAGAACCACATCAAATTGGTTCCTGGCAAACCGAATTTTATAGATGGCATAGTTACTATTTCTTTTTTTGGAAACCTGATGAAAATGCTGGTGCGATTAGAGTTAACGGAAATGTGATACCATATCGTTTAAATGAAGTTAGAGATATTATCGGGAAACCACTTTCAGAGGGTGAAGGTGTTGACGGCGGATGGGCTTATGTGTATCAAGTGGGCGAATATCAGGTATTCTTTAATGCTGATTCAAAAGAGGGGAAAATAAGTTATCTAACATTAAAGAAGAAATAG
- a CDS encoding MBL fold metallo-hydrolase, with protein sequence MEIANGVHMLELDFHGHTINPILLWDHEMAVLIDTGFPGQIENLRMTMKKAGVSLDMLKVVILTHQDIDHIGSLPEILQECGSNVQVYAHELDKPYIQGELPLLKDGHIKNPPMGRVDSTLIDGQELAFCGGIRVIHTPGHTPGHISLYLRRSKTLVAGDSMYSVNGKLGGIHEPTTPDIGEARLSLQKYQDYNIESVICYHGGLSKGRMNDQIRALQIKTGSI encoded by the coding sequence GTGGAAATTGCGAATGGTGTTCACATGCTTGAACTAGACTTTCACGGGCATACAATCAACCCAATCCTTTTGTGGGATCATGAAATGGCGGTGTTAATAGACACTGGATTCCCAGGACAAATAGAAAATTTGAGAATGACTATGAAGAAGGCCGGAGTGTCGCTCGACATGTTGAAAGTTGTGATTTTGACACATCAGGATATAGATCATATAGGGAGCCTGCCTGAGATTTTGCAGGAGTGTGGCAGTAACGTTCAGGTCTACGCACACGAACTGGATAAACCTTATATTCAAGGGGAGCTGCCTCTTCTTAAAGACGGACATATAAAAAATCCACCCATGGGTAGGGTGGACAGTACCTTAATCGATGGTCAGGAACTTGCATTTTGCGGTGGAATTCGAGTCATTCACACGCCTGGGCACACTCCCGGTCATATCAGCCTATATTTGAGAAGAAGTAAAACGCTAGTTGCTGGGGATTCGATGTATAGTGTAAATGGAAAACTTGGAGGCATACATGAGCCAACTACACCTGATATAGGGGAAGCTAGGCTCTCGTTGCAGAAATATCAGGATTATAACATTGAATCTGTCATATGTTATCACGGTGGACTAAGCAAGGGAAGAATGAATGATCAAATTCGAGCATTACAGATTAAAACTGGCAGCATTTAG
- a CDS encoding ABC transporter substrate-binding protein, whose product MKRWMCTLAAIAVTASLTGCNFSVEADGTSREAGSLKKLGKDEKATIKVLYYDKNSFYQQYGNLFMAKNPNIDVEVISNQSIYGSGQDPQEALDKLIEEEKPDIILVNGTEQLEKLVQKGRLYALDDVIKQDKFDVENILPATLETIKLKGEGKLYGLSPDFYSQALYYNKDLFEQYAIELPKNKMSWEDVMNLAKRFPTDGQGDQRVYGFSAYSYMREGVAYEYMSSIGTTLGLSYIDPEQMKLTIQTDAWKKALQLTVDSLKSGALYMPKNQTADSNAPRMFEDYLKENLFAMGKVAMTIDGNYMMQNLQEAKDRLKDVKPVNWDIVTVPVDPQNPDFSNSVSVSNVFGINAQSSNTRAAWEFIKYINSDDFARVMSKSSNSLMTRTTYSKERDGHNLEPFYLLKPNPDKSYKGYEKIPVGFYQPFSTLANQEIQAVIDGKKSTDEALKTIQDKGQEQLLQAKLTDKAQKKAQSEKK is encoded by the coding sequence ATGAAACGTTGGATGTGTACGCTCGCGGCCATTGCAGTAACGGCCTCACTGACAGGCTGTAATTTTTCGGTGGAGGCTGACGGTACTTCGAGAGAAGCCGGGTCGCTGAAGAAGCTGGGGAAAGACGAGAAAGCAACGATTAAAGTACTGTATTATGACAAGAATTCTTTTTACCAACAATACGGTAATCTTTTTATGGCCAAAAATCCGAATATTGACGTAGAAGTCATCTCCAATCAAAGCATTTATGGATCAGGCCAAGATCCTCAGGAAGCGCTAGATAAACTCATCGAGGAAGAAAAGCCGGATATTATCCTCGTTAACGGCACCGAACAACTGGAAAAACTCGTACAAAAAGGACGTCTGTATGCGCTGGACGATGTCATTAAGCAGGATAAATTCGATGTAGAGAATATCCTCCCAGCTACATTGGAAACGATTAAGCTCAAAGGCGAGGGCAAATTATATGGACTTTCACCGGATTTCTACAGCCAGGCTCTTTACTATAACAAGGACCTATTCGAGCAATATGCCATAGAACTTCCCAAAAATAAGATGAGCTGGGAAGATGTCATGAATCTCGCCAAACGATTCCCGACTGACGGTCAGGGAGATCAGCGAGTTTATGGATTTTCCGCTTATTCTTACATGCGTGAAGGAGTCGCCTATGAATATATGAGCAGCATCGGCACGACACTGGGTCTGTCTTACATCGATCCCGAGCAGATGAAGCTGACGATCCAGACAGATGCCTGGAAGAAGGCTCTGCAGCTTACCGTCGACTCTCTGAAATCCGGCGCGCTGTACATGCCCAAAAATCAAACCGCCGATTCTAATGCGCCTCGCATGTTCGAGGATTATCTCAAAGAGAATTTGTTCGCCATGGGCAAGGTTGCAATGACGATTGACGGCAACTACATGATGCAAAACCTGCAAGAGGCCAAAGACCGCCTGAAAGATGTTAAGCCTGTCAATTGGGATATCGTCACCGTTCCCGTTGATCCTCAGAATCCGGACTTTTCCAACTCCGTATCCGTATCCAATGTATTCGGTATCAATGCCCAGTCATCCAATACGCGGGCAGCGTGGGAATTCATTAAGTATATCAACAGCGATGATTTCGCTAGAGTCATGTCCAAATCTTCAAACAGCCTGATGACTCGCACCACTTACTCCAAAGAGAGGGATGGGCATAATCTTGAGCCATTTTATCTCCTGAAACCTAATCCCGACAAGAGCTATAAAGGCTACGAGAAAATTCCAGTTGGCTTCTACCAACCATTCAGTACGCTTGCCAATCAAGAAATTCAAGCCGTCATCGATGGCAAAAAATCAACTGATGAAGCACTTAAGACGATTCAAGATAAAGGACAAGAACAGTTACTTCAAGCCAAACTAACTGATAAAGCGCAGAAAAAGGCTCAGTCCGAGAAGAAGTAA
- a CDS encoding metallophosphoesterase produces the protein MTFPTLPEAFKGLRVVQFSDLHYGFHLDIKQLTNVVEQIQAEQPDIVCFTGDLVDYALGPHSKDIRDVLNTLKPKLGCYAVLGNHDYYGDADAVAGVLEDAGFHCLRNNGIRVQKGTQSIWIAGVEDMWEGVPNLKNAMQKVKKGEWVLLLSHAPDFADIAALEPVHLQLSGHSHGGQVRLPLVGPLSSVPYGVKYPSGLYHVGKDKSLTLYTNRGIGVSVRPIRFMCRPEITVLTLV, from the coding sequence TTGACGTTTCCTACACTGCCGGAAGCATTCAAGGGACTACGTGTAGTGCAATTCAGCGATCTTCATTATGGATTCCATCTAGATATAAAGCAATTAACCAACGTAGTAGAGCAAATTCAGGCGGAACAACCGGACATTGTATGCTTTACAGGCGATCTAGTAGATTATGCTCTCGGTCCCCATAGTAAAGACATTCGTGATGTATTGAATACATTAAAACCGAAATTAGGCTGTTATGCTGTGCTTGGCAATCATGATTACTATGGGGATGCTGATGCAGTGGCGGGTGTTCTAGAGGATGCTGGTTTTCACTGCTTGCGTAATAATGGTATTAGGGTGCAAAAAGGGACCCAATCGATTTGGATAGCTGGGGTTGAAGATATGTGGGAGGGTGTTCCTAATCTAAAGAATGCTATGCAGAAGGTGAAAAAGGGCGAGTGGGTGCTATTGCTTTCCCATGCACCAGATTTTGCCGATATTGCAGCTCTAGAACCCGTCCATTTGCAACTCTCAGGTCATAGTCACGGAGGTCAAGTGAGGCTTCCGCTAGTCGGACCGCTGTCTTCGGTTCCTTATGGTGTCAAATATCCATCCGGACTTTATCATGTTGGGAAAGACAAATCGCTTACCCTTTATACAAATCGTGGTATCGGCGTGTCGGTTCGTCCAATCCGATTTATGTGTCGACCGGAAATAACTGTTCTAACACTAGTTTAA
- a CDS encoding Crp/Fnr family transcriptional regulator, translating to MKSILFKYMTKFTSLNDEEQRAIAEEILIEEYKKGTMLLRQGEVPNQCYFVLKGCVRQYSIDETGKEVTSNFYTEEQAVSIFNRHQQNKTSAYTLICLEDCTLVVGDFDAEMDIFHKHAQLETMIRKMVEENLGEVQDELSSFIASAPEERYKALLRKRPHLVNRVPQHQLASYLGITPESLSRIKKRVNASDF from the coding sequence ATGAAAAGCATATTATTCAAGTATATGACGAAATTTACATCTCTTAACGATGAGGAGCAACGGGCTATCGCTGAAGAGATTCTAATTGAGGAATATAAAAAAGGAACAATGCTCCTTAGACAAGGAGAAGTTCCTAATCAATGTTATTTCGTATTGAAGGGATGTGTGAGGCAGTATTCGATAGATGAAACGGGAAAAGAGGTCACTTCCAATTTCTACACAGAAGAGCAAGCAGTCTCGATTTTCAATCGTCATCAACAAAATAAAACATCTGCTTACACCTTAATTTGTCTCGAAGACTGTACATTGGTTGTTGGTGATTTTGATGCCGAAATGGACATATTTCACAAACACGCACAATTGGAAACTATGATACGCAAGATGGTAGAAGAGAACCTCGGTGAGGTACAAGATGAATTGAGTTCATTTATTGCTTCTGCACCTGAAGAACGCTACAAAGCGCTATTGCGAAAAAGACCTCATCTAGTCAATCGTGTACCTCAGCACCAATTGGCAAGTTATCTTGGTATTACGCCTGAGTCATTAAGTAGAATTAAGAAGCGGGTCAATGCCAGTGATTTTTAG
- a CDS encoding DUF4386 domain-containing protein, giving the protein MTTSVKEVTYQRKSALIAGTSLIIMALASFFSYGFVHGTLVVQGDPIATFNNIASSNNLFKAEILGWVIILICDIVVAWAFYIFLKPIHQSLSLLGAWLRLTYSTILGIAIMNLIFVLLLSRNTNYLSSFKIEQTQSLMMLFLEAFESIWSIGLIVFGGHLLIVGYVAFKSDSIPKIIGIGLLLASIGYMVIHLSKTFLSHYDAAIAILNLVFMIPMIIGELGFGIWLLFRGGKLPKAA; this is encoded by the coding sequence ATGACTACCTCAGTAAAAGAAGTAACGTATCAGCGAAAATCTGCATTAATTGCTGGTACTTCGCTTATCATCATGGCGCTTGCCTCATTTTTTTCCTACGGCTTTGTCCATGGAACTCTTGTGGTACAAGGCGATCCCATCGCCACATTCAACAACATCGCGTCATCAAACAACCTTTTCAAAGCTGAAATCTTGGGGTGGGTCATCATCCTGATCTGTGACATCGTGGTCGCCTGGGCTTTCTATATCTTCCTGAAGCCAATTCATCAAAGCCTTTCATTGCTTGGTGCATGGCTCCGTCTTACCTATTCGACGATATTAGGGATCGCTATAATGAACTTGATATTTGTACTGCTTCTCTCGAGAAACACCAACTATTTATCCTCATTTAAAATCGAACAAACGCAATCGCTTATGATGCTATTTCTTGAAGCGTTTGAATCCATTTGGTCTATTGGTTTGATCGTTTTTGGCGGGCACCTCTTGATTGTCGGCTATGTCGCTTTCAAATCAGACAGCATTCCTAAAATTATAGGCATTGGATTGTTGCTTGCTTCAATAGGCTATATGGTCATTCACTTAAGCAAAACGTTTCTTTCACACTATGATGCGGCAATTGCAATACTTAATCTTGTATTTATGATACCAATGATTATAGGAGAACTGGGTTTTGGGATATGGCTGCTGTTTAGAGGGGGAAAACTCCCCAAAGCTGCATGA